A region from the Dinoroseobacter shibae DFL 12 = DSM 16493 genome encodes:
- a CDS encoding MotA/TolQ/ExbB proton channel family protein yields MIDLASLALLDLSALQSFMAQGGPAIWVIAGLSVITLTVILWKLWRFARIGAWSGQRADRAVQHWVKGDMGAAHRALSGQQGVRARLVARALAALDDPGLSFEGAKEETYRIAQRELAQSRAGLRVLELIATIAPLIGLLGTVLGMIAAFQALQDAGARADPGTLAGGIWEALLTTAAGMAVAIPASMALSYFESVVDRIRQDMEDLATRIFIRAETRELTPKPLQRAAE; encoded by the coding sequence ATGATCGATCTCGCCTCGCTTGCCCTGCTCGACCTCAGCGCGCTTCAGAGCTTCATGGCGCAGGGGGGGCCGGCCATCTGGGTCATTGCTGGCCTGTCGGTCATCACGCTGACCGTCATACTCTGGAAGCTGTGGCGTTTCGCTCGGATCGGGGCGTGGTCTGGACAGCGCGCCGACCGCGCCGTGCAGCATTGGGTAAAGGGCGACATGGGTGCTGCGCACCGGGCTTTGAGCGGGCAACAGGGGGTGCGGGCCAGACTGGTGGCGCGCGCCCTTGCGGCCCTGGACGATCCTGGCCTGTCTTTCGAGGGCGCAAAGGAGGAAACCTACCGCATCGCCCAGCGCGAGCTTGCGCAGTCACGCGCCGGGCTGCGGGTTCTGGAGTTGATCGCGACGATCGCACCGCTCATCGGCTTGCTGGGTACGGTGCTGGGAATGATCGCCGCATTTCAGGCCTTGCAAGACGCAGGCGCGCGCGCAGACCCCGGCACGCTGGCCGGTGGCATTTGGGAGGCGCTGCTGACGACGGCGGCGGGCATGGCTGTCGCCATCCCTGCCTCGATGGCGCTGAGTTATTTCGAAAGTGTCGTGGACCGGATCAGGCAAGATATGGAGGATCTCGCGACCCGGATCTTCATTCGCGCCGAAACCCGGGAGCTGACACCGAAACCGCTCCAGCGGGCCGCCGAGTGA
- a CDS encoding imelysin family protein, translating to MKHLLVTFLLTCAPVLAFADDNAPDIDGIVSDHILPRFAMLSETSADLSHAAAQECRADAPELRAAYGAAFDAWIAASHLRFGPTEVDDRAFALAFWPDSRGATPRVLSDLIATEDPVAQGGETYSDVSIAARGFYALEFLLYDPGLSTVGNADFRCTLVRTITADIAATAAAILADWETRYADLLRTPRADGVYRTEQEALQEMFKAVTTGLQFTADTRLGRPLGTFERPRPMRAEARRSGRSARHVAISLASVEDLALRLATGNAALRERLGDQFARAQSRLKALDDPIFASVTAPQTRLKVEVIQQSVNEIRSTVSDRLGPKIGVYAGFNALDGD from the coding sequence ATGAAGCATCTCCTTGTGACTTTCCTTCTGACTTGTGCCCCGGTTCTGGCGTTTGCGGACGATAATGCCCCGGATATCGACGGAATTGTCAGCGACCATATCCTACCACGCTTCGCGATGCTGTCAGAGACATCTGCTGACTTGTCGCATGCCGCCGCGCAGGAGTGTCGCGCGGACGCGCCGGAATTGCGCGCGGCCTATGGCGCGGCATTCGATGCCTGGATCGCGGCCAGCCATCTGCGCTTCGGCCCGACCGAAGTGGACGACCGCGCCTTTGCCCTGGCATTCTGGCCCGACAGTCGCGGCGCAACCCCGCGCGTGCTGAGCGATCTGATCGCCACGGAGGATCCGGTCGCGCAGGGGGGCGAGACCTATTCCGACGTCTCGATCGCTGCGCGGGGGTTCTACGCACTGGAATTCCTGCTCTATGACCCCGGGCTGAGCACCGTCGGCAATGCCGATTTTCGATGCACTCTCGTTCGGACGATAACGGCCGATATTGCCGCAACCGCCGCCGCAATTCTGGCAGATTGGGAAACCCGGTACGCAGACCTGTTGCGCACCCCGCGAGCCGATGGGGTGTATCGCACCGAACAGGAAGCCTTGCAGGAGATGTTCAAAGCGGTGACCACGGGCCTGCAATTCACCGCCGACACCCGCCTCGGGCGCCCCCTCGGTACGTTCGAGCGCCCCCGCCCGATGCGGGCCGAGGCGCGCCGGTCCGGTCGGTCGGCGCGCCATGTGGCCATCAGTCTTGCGTCGGTCGAGGATCTGGCGCTGCGTCTTGCCACCGGCAACGCCGCTTTGAGAGAGCGGCTTGGGGACCAGTTCGCCCGTGCACAGTCGCGGCTGAAGGCGCTGGATGATCCCATCTTTGCCAGTGTGACGGCGCCGCAAACGCGCCTCAAAGTCGAAGTGATCCAGCAATCGGTCAACGAAATCCGTAGCACGGTGTCTGACCGACTTGGCCCGAAGATCGGGGTCTACGCCGGGTTCAACGCCCTGGACGGGGACTGA
- a CDS encoding ExbD/TolR family protein, which translates to MTSFRLDPTRPRRRPSLTPMIDVVFLLLVFFMLAARFGSDTGLSLTLAGGNSGAYSGPPRVIDVLPEGQRLNGVALDEDALRATLADLTASPDDLIILRSRDDAVLQRLVDLVATLEAAGYTRFAILE; encoded by the coding sequence GTGACCAGCTTTCGCCTCGATCCCACCCGGCCGCGTCGGCGGCCGAGCCTGACACCGATGATCGACGTGGTTTTCCTGCTGCTCGTGTTTTTCATGCTGGCGGCACGGTTCGGCTCGGACACGGGCCTGTCGCTGACACTGGCCGGCGGCAACAGCGGGGCGTATTCCGGCCCACCACGGGTGATTGACGTGCTGCCGGAGGGACAGCGTCTGAACGGTGTGGCACTGGACGAGGACGCCCTCCGCGCCACGCTTGCCGACCTGACCGCATCACCAGACGACCTGATCATCCTGCGGAGCCGGGACGACGCGGTTCTGCAACGGCTGGTCGATCTGGTCGCGACACTGGAAGCCGCGGGATACACACGCTTCGCAATCCTGGAGTAG
- a CDS encoding TonB-dependent receptor — translation MLKQALTITTVLVTATGLSARISAAQDATALEAITVLGTGLPTSVFESPSSVTVIDDGQLRRIAPEKIGSYLESVPGVIIGEQGIQRIQIRGEAERRVLIKVDGQALTDHTTYGQPVLVDPLNIERIEVIRGASSVVSGSRAIGGVVNIVTKRGAPDTAAEVTFGAGYFGGSDGYRASGSVGGTIGAFDYRITAGTADFGDRETPDRTLVPSESASDSLAVHLGYQIDPNQYVMFKAQRYDQSADVFTDDPDFTITLPNRDLTKYSAFYEGTDLAPWMPKLNADVYYQTVDRVFENDVNTGVPPFVPNAPTNIQGLSDDEGRTWGLNVTAELSIFDIGRSFVGFEYEDDRLDTARSSIVTANPPPGPPGPPVVSVDSREEDASIKTTSLYALQEFDLSDTVTGFLGGRYYAVDAELIRSTRSAPRSNDDDRFLGSAGLVWTPNPETALRLNISQGYSYPSLGQLFLETSAGGQTVIGNPDLEPETATTLELGARYDGAGATIDATFFYTDSSDYIELTGAGGGTLSYTNIAAAEAFGLEVLAETRIGASNWSPYASLTYVRREFDFGNGFKTKDSGTPELFGRVGVKYDFDWFGMTGVLDAHVRGETSATLRDETGAVVRSGDGFGLLEVDAFVNISENASLTVALNNLLNTTYDPIDQIEGQKRSVDVFLTWTF, via the coding sequence ATGCTAAAACAGGCACTTACCATCACGACTGTTCTCGTAACCGCCACTGGGCTATCTGCGCGGATCAGCGCCGCGCAGGACGCCACAGCCCTGGAAGCCATCACCGTCCTGGGCACCGGTTTGCCGACCTCTGTCTTCGAAAGCCCATCCAGTGTGACCGTGATCGATGACGGTCAGTTGCGCCGCATCGCGCCTGAGAAGATCGGCAGTTACCTCGAAAGCGTCCCGGGCGTCATCATCGGCGAACAGGGCATCCAGCGTATTCAGATCCGGGGCGAGGCGGAGCGCCGGGTTCTGATCAAGGTCGATGGGCAAGCCCTGACCGACCACACGACCTATGGGCAGCCTGTGCTGGTGGATCCGCTCAACATCGAGCGGATCGAGGTGATCCGGGGGGCGTCGTCGGTGGTCTCGGGCTCGCGCGCCATTGGCGGGGTGGTCAACATCGTGACCAAACGCGGCGCGCCCGACACCGCGGCAGAGGTCACGTTCGGCGCGGGCTATTTCGGCGGCTCGGATGGCTACCGCGCCAGTGGCTCGGTCGGGGGCACCATCGGGGCCTTCGATTACCGGATTACGGCCGGAACGGCCGATTTCGGGGACCGCGAGACGCCCGATCGCACGCTGGTGCCTTCGGAAAGTGCCAGTGACAGCCTCGCCGTGCACCTGGGATACCAGATCGATCCGAACCAATACGTGATGTTCAAAGCCCAGCGTTACGATCAATCGGCGGATGTCTTCACCGACGATCCCGATTTCACGATCACCTTGCCCAATCGGGATCTCACGAAATACTCGGCTTTCTATGAAGGGACGGACCTCGCGCCCTGGATGCCGAAGCTGAACGCGGATGTCTATTATCAGACCGTCGACCGGGTTTTCGAAAACGATGTGAATACTGGTGTGCCGCCGTTCGTGCCGAATGCGCCGACGAACATTCAGGGCCTGAGCGATGACGAGGGCAGGACCTGGGGGCTGAATGTGACAGCCGAGTTGTCGATTTTCGACATCGGGCGCAGCTTTGTCGGGTTCGAGTATGAAGACGACCGTCTCGACACCGCGCGCAGTTCGATTGTCACGGCAAACCCGCCTCCCGGCCCGCCGGGACCGCCGGTTGTGAGTGTCGATAGCCGCGAGGAAGATGCGAGCATCAAGACCACTTCCCTCTACGCCTTGCAGGAATTCGATCTCTCCGACACGGTCACGGGCTTTCTGGGCGGGCGGTATTACGCGGTGGATGCAGAGCTTATCCGCAGCACGCGCAGTGCCCCGCGGTCCAATGACGACGACAGGTTTCTCGGCTCCGCCGGACTGGTCTGGACCCCGAATCCCGAGACGGCGCTGCGCCTGAATATCTCGCAAGGCTACAGTTATCCGTCGCTGGGCCAGCTTTTCCTCGAAACTTCCGCAGGCGGCCAAACGGTCATCGGCAATCCCGATCTGGAGCCGGAGACTGCCACCACGCTGGAGCTGGGCGCGCGCTATGACGGGGCGGGCGCAACCATCGATGCCACGTTCTTCTATACCGACAGCTCCGACTACATCGAGTTGACAGGGGCAGGTGGCGGCACGCTGAGCTATACCAACATCGCTGCAGCCGAGGCCTTCGGGCTTGAGGTTCTGGCCGAAACCCGGATTGGGGCAAGCAATTGGTCGCCCTACGCCTCGCTGACCTATGTGCGGCGGGAATTCGATTTCGGCAACGGGTTCAAGACCAAGGATTCAGGCACGCCCGAACTGTTCGGTCGCGTCGGTGTGAAATACGATTTTGACTGGTTCGGGATGACCGGGGTGCTGGACGCGCATGTGCGGGGTGAAACCTCTGCCACCTTGCGGGACGAGACCGGCGCAGTGGTGCGGTCCGGCGACGGGTTCGGCTTGCTGGAGGTCGATGCCTTCGTCAACATCAGCGAGAACGCGTCGCTGACGGTTGCGCTGAACAACCTGTTGAACACGACCTATGATCCGATCGACCAGATCGAGGGACAGAAGCGGTCGGTTGACGTGTTCCTGACCTGGACCTTCTGA
- a CDS encoding energy transducer TonB family protein has translation MVRQLELPAFVMLATVLHLGLFLTLPEGAAGDAGAGGDVAISLTAISGDLDALVEAFETPPEALTRAPQMDPTPLAPDQPPEAISPATPAAPPPEPPRTLSAPSETPPLRLDTAPPTPADLPRPDALADLPPPALPSLDMPQAIPTPRVAEPDPAPAPAPPAAQMPPPDPATPPPPPAPPAPPEPAVAQAQLPEAAKSPPAPRPERAQAPKAETAAAPQPAAPPQKAQRAKGDGDAAAAGRGTQTDISSLSPGVRERLMTRWGSQIRARVERRKPSGTRDRGTAVVRLVVSTEGQLVAVSLAQSSGVAAIDAAAISAVQRAGRFPKAPRDLDGTQHAFTLPIRFGR, from the coding sequence ATGGTGCGTCAGCTCGAACTGCCCGCGTTTGTGATGCTCGCAACCGTCCTGCATTTGGGCTTGTTTCTGACGCTGCCCGAGGGCGCGGCCGGAGATGCCGGCGCAGGCGGCGATGTCGCGATCAGCCTGACCGCCATATCGGGAGACCTCGACGCACTCGTCGAGGCGTTCGAGACACCGCCCGAAGCTTTGACCCGCGCACCGCAGATGGACCCGACGCCACTGGCCCCGGATCAGCCGCCCGAGGCCATCAGCCCCGCCACGCCCGCAGCGCCCCCGCCCGAGCCGCCGCGGACCCTGAGCGCCCCATCCGAGACGCCACCCCTGCGCCTCGATACGGCGCCTCCCACCCCAGCGGACCTGCCTCGGCCGGACGCGCTTGCGGATCTTCCACCGCCCGCCCTGCCGTCACTGGATATGCCGCAGGCAATACCGACGCCCAGGGTGGCAGAGCCGGACCCTGCACCCGCACCTGCGCCGCCTGCAGCGCAGATGCCTCCCCCCGACCCTGCCACACCGCCGCCCCCGCCTGCGCCGCCTGCCCCGCCGGAGCCCGCGGTCGCGCAAGCCCAGCTGCCCGAGGCCGCCAAGTCACCGCCCGCGCCACGGCCAGAGCGCGCACAAGCGCCAAAAGCAGAAACAGCGGCTGCGCCGCAACCCGCCGCGCCGCCGCAGAAAGCCCAAAGGGCGAAAGGTGACGGCGATGCGGCAGCGGCCGGTCGCGGAACGCAGACCGACATATCCAGCCTCAGCCCCGGTGTCCGCGAGCGCCTCATGACACGCTGGGGCAGTCAGATCCGGGCCCGAGTCGAACGGCGCAAACCCTCGGGAACACGAGACCGCGGCACGGCCGTCGTTCGATTGGTGGTGTCGACCGAAGGTCAGCTGGTTGCCGTCAGTCTGGCGCAAAGTTCAGGCGTGGCCGCGATAGACGCCGCCGCGATCAGCGCGGTCCAGCGCGCAGGCAGGTTCCCCAAGGCGCCCAGGGACCTCGATGGCACGCAACATGCCTTCACCTTGCCCATTCGGTTCGGAAGGTAG
- a CDS encoding ExbD/TolR family protein, with amino-acid sequence MRIPPPPKPLRNESIIPMINVVFLLLIFFLITAEIRPADPIEVVLPSTEDQELASETPVRLFLSADGLIAFDAFTGETALAAALEEYGPEPGVPLQIRADYRVPGTALAALLRRLAEAGIRDVELTTAPS; translated from the coding sequence GTGCGCATTCCACCGCCCCCGAAACCTCTGCGCAACGAGAGCATCATCCCGATGATCAACGTGGTGTTCCTGCTGCTGATCTTTTTTCTGATCACCGCCGAGATCCGCCCCGCGGATCCGATCGAGGTCGTGTTGCCCAGCACCGAAGACCAGGAGTTGGCATCCGAAACGCCGGTGCGGCTGTTTCTTTCGGCCGATGGCCTGATTGCCTTCGACGCGTTCACCGGCGAAACCGCGCTGGCCGCAGCCCTGGAAGAATATGGGCCCGAGCCGGGCGTTCCCTTGCAGATCCGCGCCGATTACCGGGTCCCGGGCACCGCGCTTGCAGCTTTGCTGCGCCGTCTGGCCGAGGCCGGGATTCGCGACGTCGAGTTGACCACGGCGCCGTCGTGA
- a CDS encoding DUF1513 domain-containing protein, which yields MAGGLSGRRAFLGGLLSAGLTPALTWADAGSPAFLSAAVTSDGRYVLCGIDAALRVRFEVPLPARGHAAAAHPSRPEAVAFARRPGRFALVLDCVSGAQKAMLQTPEGRHFYGHGTFSADGSLLYTTENDYEAGRGRVGLWDVTRGYIRLGEWDSGGIGPHDIERLPGTDTLIVANGGIDTHPDSGRAKLNIPTMRPNLAYLDQGRIIEIAELPPELHRNSIRHLAVAPDGAVAFGMQWQGDGPVAALAGLHRRGSEPRLVHAPAPEMRALAGYVGSIAISRDGATIAVTSPRGNTLQCHDARSLTFLEAYELTDVCGVVKAGTGFLATSGVGQLVALANRAPVRTAQTALRWDNHLISV from the coding sequence ATGGCCGGTGGTTTGTCTGGGAGACGTGCCTTTCTGGGCGGCCTGCTTTCGGCGGGTCTGACACCTGCGCTGACATGGGCCGATGCGGGGTCCCCGGCATTTCTTTCTGCGGCAGTCACCTCCGATGGCCGCTATGTGCTGTGTGGGATCGATGCGGCGTTGCGGGTCCGGTTCGAGGTGCCCTTGCCCGCCCGCGGCCACGCGGCAGCGGCACATCCGAGCCGCCCGGAAGCCGTTGCCTTTGCCCGCCGTCCGGGTCGGTTCGCATTGGTTCTCGACTGTGTTTCCGGCGCGCAGAAGGCGATGCTACAGACCCCCGAGGGGCGGCATTTCTATGGTCACGGGACCTTCAGTGCCGATGGCAGCTTGCTCTATACGACCGAGAATGACTACGAGGCCGGGCGCGGGCGTGTCGGGCTCTGGGACGTGACAAGAGGTTACATCCGCCTGGGCGAATGGGACAGCGGCGGTATCGGCCCCCATGATATTGAGCGTTTGCCGGGCACCGATACGCTTATTGTTGCCAATGGCGGGATCGATACCCACCCCGACAGCGGCCGCGCCAAGCTCAATATCCCGACCATGCGGCCCAACCTTGCATATCTCGATCAGGGCCGGATTATCGAGATCGCAGAGCTTCCCCCGGAACTGCACCGGAATTCCATCCGCCATCTTGCCGTAGCCCCTGACGGCGCGGTGGCGTTTGGCATGCAATGGCAGGGTGATGGTCCGGTCGCCGCACTCGCCGGTCTGCATCGTCGGGGATCGGAGCCGCGCCTGGTGCATGCCCCCGCGCCTGAAATGCGAGCGCTTGCCGGCTATGTGGGCAGCATCGCTATCTCGCGGGACGGGGCAACGATCGCCGTGACCTCGCCGCGGGGCAACACCCTGCAATGCCATGACGCGCGGAGCCTCACGTTTCTGGAGGCGTATGAGCTGACGGATGTCTGTGGTGTGGTCAAGGCGGGCACAGGTTTTCTGGCCACCTCGGGGGTCGGGCAGTTGGTGGCGCTTGCCAACCGAGCGCCCGTGCGCACGGCCCAAACGGCGCTGCGCTGGGACAATCATCTGATCTCGGTCTGA
- a CDS encoding heme/hemin ABC transporter substrate-binding protein yields MMFRLALILFLVTGPVLASDRVLAIGGAITEIVYALGEDARLVGRDTTSVFPPEAEALPDVGYMRALSPEGVLSLAPDLIIADEGAGPAEALDVLTSARVPIVMVPNQPDAEGLVSKIMTISDALGVPERGAELAEAVKSDLEKARARVAELSDGDDPKRVLFILSTQGGRILASGTDTAAAAMITLAGGVNANTGFEGYKPLNDEAVTALAPDLILMMDRGGDHDVAVDELLAMPALASTPAAQNRAVVRMDGLFLLGFGPRTAQAVRDLSLALYGN; encoded by the coding sequence ATGATGTTTCGACTTGCCCTGATCCTGTTTCTCGTGACCGGTCCGGTGCTTGCCTCGGACCGGGTTCTGGCCATCGGCGGGGCGATCACGGAGATTGTCTATGCCTTGGGCGAAGACGCGCGGCTTGTGGGCCGGGACACCACGTCGGTCTTCCCCCCCGAGGCCGAAGCGTTGCCGGATGTCGGTTACATGCGCGCATTGTCGCCGGAGGGCGTGCTGAGCCTCGCGCCGGATCTGATCATCGCCGACGAGGGCGCCGGCCCTGCCGAGGCGCTCGATGTTCTGACCTCCGCGAGGGTTCCGATCGTCATGGTCCCGAACCAGCCCGATGCAGAGGGCCTGGTGAGCAAGATCATGACCATCAGCGACGCGCTTGGCGTCCCGGAGCGGGGGGCGGAGCTTGCCGAGGCTGTCAAGAGCGACCTGGAGAAGGCGCGCGCCCGCGTTGCGGAACTTTCCGACGGGGATGATCCCAAGCGCGTGCTGTTCATCCTGTCGACCCAAGGGGGGCGGATCCTCGCATCGGGCACAGACACCGCCGCAGCGGCGATGATCACCCTGGCCGGCGGCGTCAATGCCAATACCGGTTTCGAAGGCTACAAGCCCCTGAACGACGAGGCCGTTACCGCACTGGCACCCGACCTGATCCTGATGATGGACCGGGGCGGAGATCACGATGTTGCGGTGGACGAACTTCTGGCCATGCCCGCGCTGGCCAGCACACCGGCCGCGCAGAACCGTGCGGTGGTCCGGATGGATGGCCTGTTCCTGCTCGGGTTCGGCCCACGAACAGCACAGGCGGTCCGCGACTTGTCCCTTGCGCTCTATGGCAACTGA
- a CDS encoding FecCD family ABC transporter permease: MATDLSHQAGTAAGAEGGRYARAMRLHLWLWIFLLAVSAFSLGIGAAGAQVRAAVADWIRTGTLDAGAQVILFDIRLPRLALGLLVGAALAVAGAVMQGLFRNPLADPGIVGVSAGAGLGAILAIVLGAALPAFFIDALGNYLIPLAAFAGGWGSTILLYKVSTRRGRTSVATMLLAGIALAALTGALSGILVYIADDRQLRDLTFWGLGSLAGATWTKVLIAGPLIAVAFLSAPLLARGLNGMALGEAAAAHMGVALERLKTGAILIVASATGAAVAVSGGIGFVGIVVPHLLRIAVGPDHRTLLPNAALLGASLLVLADCISRTIIAPAELPIGIVTAVLGAPVFLWILLRARGVVDL, from the coding sequence ATGGCAACTGATCTGAGCCATCAGGCCGGAACCGCCGCGGGCGCCGAGGGGGGGCGGTATGCCCGCGCGATGCGACTGCATCTGTGGCTCTGGATATTTCTGCTTGCCGTATCTGCGTTCTCTTTGGGGATCGGGGCGGCGGGGGCACAGGTGCGTGCCGCGGTCGCAGACTGGATCCGCACCGGCACACTGGATGCGGGGGCGCAGGTGATCCTGTTCGACATCCGCCTGCCGCGACTGGCACTCGGGTTGCTGGTCGGCGCCGCCCTTGCGGTGGCGGGGGCCGTGATGCAGGGACTGTTCCGCAACCCGCTGGCCGATCCCGGCATCGTTGGGGTCAGCGCCGGCGCCGGTCTGGGCGCGATTCTGGCGATCGTGCTCGGTGCGGCCCTTCCGGCCTTTTTCATCGATGCCTTGGGCAATTACCTGATCCCGCTGGCGGCCTTCGCCGGGGGCTGGGGCAGCACGATCCTGCTTTACAAGGTTTCGACCAGGCGCGGGCGGACGTCGGTCGCGACCATGCTCCTGGCCGGGATCGCCCTGGCCGCCTTGACCGGGGCGCTGTCCGGGATCCTGGTCTACATCGCCGATGACAGGCAGTTGCGGGATTTGACCTTCTGGGGGCTGGGCTCCCTGGCCGGGGCGACTTGGACCAAGGTGCTGATCGCGGGCCCCTTGATCGCGGTGGCGTTCCTGTCGGCGCCCTTGCTGGCACGGGGATTGAACGGAATGGCCTTGGGCGAGGCCGCGGCGGCCCATATGGGCGTGGCGCTGGAACGGCTCAAAACCGGCGCCATCCTGATCGTGGCCAGCGCCACGGGCGCGGCTGTCGCGGTGTCGGGCGGCATCGGGTTCGTGGGCATCGTGGTGCCCCATCTGTTGCGCATCGCAGTCGGACCGGATCACCGGACGCTGTTGCCGAATGCGGCGCTCTTGGGCGCGAGCCTTCTGGTGCTGGCCGACTGCATCAGCCGAACCATCATCGCACCTGCGGAATTGCCCATTGGCATCGTCACCGCGGTTCTGGGCGCGCCGGTATTCTTGTGGATCCTGCTGCGCGCGCGGGGGGTCGTGGACCTGTGA
- a CDS encoding hemin-degrading factor, whose protein sequence is MLDAKEIREARTHKAGRARDIAQALGLPEAALVAAQVGHDAVALRPHPNDLIPALGALGPMMALTRNDACVIEKDGEYTDYHGGDHATMTLNEGIDLRMFPRHWVHAFAVSEQVKSGLRHSVQVFDAAGDAVHKAYLRDGADMAAWTRLQSDLALPAQTDTLALKDREPPEGARINLDKRDILLKEWARLTDTHQFLRLCAKLKMNRLGAYRIAEPPFVRPLAPSAVDTMLRAIQVAGFEIMLFVGNRGCIEIHTGPLRRIEPMGPWVNVLDPDFNLHLRGDKVAEVWQVEKPTQRGPAVSVEAFDADGVLILQAFGVPKEGKDTRTAFTEIVNGLPTQETTA, encoded by the coding sequence ATGTTAGATGCAAAAGAGATCCGGGAGGCGCGCACCCACAAGGCCGGGCGCGCGCGCGACATAGCCCAGGCGCTCGGGCTGCCGGAGGCCGCGCTGGTCGCGGCGCAGGTCGGGCATGATGCCGTGGCGCTGCGCCCGCATCCAAACGACCTGATCCCGGCCCTCGGGGCCCTCGGCCCGATGATGGCGCTCACGCGCAACGACGCCTGCGTCATCGAAAAGGATGGGGAATATACCGACTACCACGGGGGCGATCACGCGACGATGACCCTCAACGAGGGGATCGATTTGCGGATGTTTCCGCGCCACTGGGTGCATGCCTTCGCGGTCTCCGAGCAGGTCAAGAGCGGTCTGCGCCACAGCGTGCAGGTGTTCGACGCCGCAGGCGATGCGGTGCACAAGGCCTATCTGCGCGACGGCGCGGACATGGCGGCCTGGACACGGCTGCAATCGGACCTCGCCCTGCCCGCGCAAACCGACACCTTGGCCCTGAAGGATCGGGAGCCGCCCGAGGGCGCGCGGATCAATCTCGACAAGCGCGACATCCTGCTCAAGGAGTGGGCACGGCTCACCGACACTCACCAATTCCTGCGCCTCTGCGCCAAGCTGAAAATGAACCGGTTGGGCGCCTATCGGATTGCGGAACCCCCCTTCGTGCGGCCGCTTGCGCCTTCGGCAGTGGACACGATGTTGCGCGCGATACAGGTTGCGGGATTCGAGATCATGCTGTTCGTCGGCAATCGCGGCTGCATCGAAATCCACACCGGCCCCCTTCGGCGGATAGAGCCGATGGGCCCCTGGGTGAACGTGCTGGACCCGGACTTCAACCTCCATCTGCGCGGCGACAAGGTCGCGGAGGTCTGGCAGGTCGAAAAGCCGACACAACGCGGCCCGGCTGTCTCGGTCGAGGCGTTCGACGCCGACGGTGTCCTGATCCTTCAGGCGTTCGGCGTTCCGAAGGAAGGCAAGGATACCCGCACCGCGTTCACCGAGATCGTCAACGGCTTGCCGACACAGGAGACCACGGCATGA
- a CDS encoding heme ABC transporter ATP-binding protein: MSLHARNITVRLGRRDVLSGVDFTAQPGALTAIVGPNGSGKTTLLRALVGEIGASGDVRLNGLQTASAKPWALAAMRGVLPQAASLAFPFTVIEVITMGLEAGRHAARRTLPLQALQKVGLSGYEDRYYQELSGGEQQRVQLARVLCQVWEPVSAEGPCWLFLDEPVSSLDIGHQLGIMRIAADYAARGGGVIAVMHDLNLTAMFADQVALLKGGAIRAVGTPRQVLTDTNLSEAYDCAVRVNTPPAADHTFILPHAAQM, encoded by the coding sequence GTGAGCCTGCATGCGCGAAATATCACCGTCAGGCTGGGTCGCCGGGATGTCCTGTCGGGCGTCGATTTCACCGCGCAACCCGGGGCGCTGACGGCGATCGTCGGGCCCAACGGCTCGGGCAAGACCACCCTGCTGCGCGCGCTGGTGGGCGAGATCGGCGCTTCGGGCGACGTGCGCCTGAACGGACTGCAGACCGCGTCGGCCAAACCCTGGGCGCTGGCGGCGATGCGCGGGGTGCTGCCGCAGGCGGCCTCGCTCGCCTTTCCCTTCACCGTTATCGAAGTGATTACCATGGGGCTGGAGGCGGGGCGTCATGCGGCGCGGCGTACCCTGCCCTTGCAGGCCCTGCAAAAGGTCGGCCTGAGCGGGTACGAAGACCGCTACTACCAGGAACTTTCGGGCGGCGAGCAGCAGCGGGTCCAACTGGCCCGCGTGCTCTGCCAAGTTTGGGAGCCGGTCTCGGCCGAGGGCCCGTGCTGGCTTTTTCTGGACGAGCCTGTGTCGAGCCTCGATATCGGGCATCAGCTCGGTATCATGCGGATTGCGGCGGACTACGCGGCGCGCGGCGGCGGCGTGATCGCCGTGATGCATGACCTGAACCTGACGGCGATGTTCGCCGATCAGGTCGCCCTTCTCAAAGGCGGCGCGATCCGGGCCGTCGGCACCCCGCGACAGGTGCTGACCGACACCAACCTGTCCGAAGCCTATGACTGCGCGGTGCGGGTCAACACGCCCCCCGCGGCCGATCATACATTCATCCTGCCGCACGCCGCGCAAATGTAG